A segment of the Prochlorococcus marinus str. MIT 9215 genome:
AGGTTGAAACATAAACATTGAATAAATAACATTTCTCCTCATATTAGTCATCATTTCGAGAAACATGTCATACCCTTCATTTTTATATTCGATTAAAGGATCTTTTTGACCATAACCTCTCAATCCAACTGATTCCCTCAAGGAATCCATGGATTGAAGATGTTCTCGCCATAAATTATCGATTTGCTGCAAAATGAAAAATCTCTCAGCTTCTCTCATTAATCCTGGGCGAATTTTTTCTATTTGTGATTCTTTTAAATCATAAGCAATTCGCAACTGCTCTTGAAGATAGTTTTTTAATTCTTCTATTGACAGTAAATTAATATCTTCAGATTTAAGATCATCTAATAAATATATAAATTCTTTAACTTTAGAAATTAATTGATCAATATTCCATTCTTCAGGAGGAAGATCAGGATTAATATAAGCATCTACAATTTCACTCATTGTTCTTTCTCCATATCCAATTACTTGTCTCTTTAAATCATTTCCTTTCAATACTCTTAGTCTTTCTCCATAAACTGCCTTTCTTTGATTGTTCATTACCTCGTCGTATTCAAACACTTGTTTTCTAATATCGTAATAGTAGGTTTCAACTTTCTTTTGAGCACTTTCTAGAGACCTAGTAAGCATTCCTGACTCAATAGGCATATCTTCATCAACCCTAAACGCATTCATTAGATTTGCTACTCTATCTCCTCCAAAAATCCTTAATAAATTATCTTCTAAAGATAAAAAGAATCTTGTACTACCAAGATCACCTTGTCTTCCTGCTCTACCTCTAAGTTGATTATCCACTCTTCTTGATTCATGCCTTTCAGTACCAATGACATGCAAACCGCCAGCCTTTCTTACTTTTTCTTCTTCATGAGTCAAAACTTTTTCATATTCTTTTTTTACAGCAGACAGAGATTCTCTCAAAAGCTTTATCAAGTCATCATCAGTTGGTGCTTTTTCTGCAGCTGTAGCTATTCTGTCATCTAGTTCCAATACAGAAAGCTGTCTATCTCCCCAATTTTTAACAAGTTCATCAGATAATAGAGAAAGTTGCTTTTCAATTGCTTCATCAAGTTTGCAAGGGAAAAGACTAGTTGAAGAATTTGAAATATTCTTTTTCAACTTTGAACTAGCTTTTTTAGAAAAACCACCCTTAGATTTTGAATTTCTTTGTTTAGGGATTGGTGGCTTATGCTCATTATCAGGCTTCACTAACAAAGGAATTAAAATTTCTTTTAATTTAAGCCTTGCCATATAGTCACTATTACCGCCAAGAATTATATCTGTTCCCCTCCCAGCCATATTTGTCGCAATAGTAACAGCACCAGCTCTTCCAGCCTGAGCGACAATTTCCGCCTCACGTTCAACGTTCTCTGGCTTAGCATTTAACAAATTATGGGGGATTTTCTCTTCAGATAAAAGTGAACTTAATAATTCACTTTTTTCAACACTTGTCGTACCAACTAAAACAGGTCTACCATCTCTATGAATATTTGCAGTTTCTTTAGCAACGGCTTTCCATTTACCAATCTCTGTCTTAAATACTTGATCAGACCAATCTTTTCTCTTTCTTAATTGATTCGTAGGTATGACTGTTGATTCTAATTTATAAGTTTTTTCAAATTCAACCTCCTCAGTTTTTGCAGTTCCAGTCATTCCTGCTAAACCAGGATATAAAAGGAAAAAATTCTGATAAGTTATGGATGCTAATGTTTGGGTTTCAGGCTGAATTTGAAGACTCTCTTTTGCTTCTATTGCCTGATGTTGTCCATCACTCCAACGCCTTCCTGGCATAACCCTACCAGTGAATTCATCTACTATCACAGCCTCATTGTTCTTAATAATATAATTCACATCTTTAATAAATAATTCTTTGGCTTTTAAAGCGTTAGTGATGTAGTGCGCCCATGGATCTTTAGGATTATACAAATCATTAACTCCCAAATACTCTTCACATTTTGCAAAACCCTGATCAGTTAATATACAACTTCTCTGCTTTTCATCAACTTCATAGTCGCCTTCAGGATCAATACCATCTTTACTTAATTCTTTTGCTTTGACTAATTTTAGTGATAATTGAGCAGCTTTTTGATATTTTTCTTGAGGTCTTTCAACTTGGCCAGAAATGATTAGAGGAGTTCTTGCTTCATCAATTAATATTGAATCAACCTCATCAATTACGCAGTAATTAAATTTTCTTTGAACTACCTCATTAACATCGGTAGCCATATTATCTCTTAAATAATCAAATCCTAATTCGGAATTTGTGGCATAAGTTATATCACAATCATAATTTTTCTTTCTCTCAACTGGATTCATATCTTGCTGAATCAACCCAACGGATAAACCTAAAAAACGATGAACTTGTCCCATCCACTCTGCATCTCTTCTAGCTAAATAATCATTTACAGTAACAACATGAACACCTTTTCCAGTAAGAGCATTTAAATAACAAGGTAATGTGGCGACAAGAGTTTTTCCCTCTCCTGTCTTCATCTCAGCAATTTGACACTCATGTAAAACCATCCCACCTATTAACTGAACATCAAAGTGTCTCATATCAAGAACACGTTTACTTGCTTCTCTTACAATTGCAAAAGCTTTAGGAAGAAATTCTTCTAGGAGTTCTTTTTGTTTTTTAAAATCTAATTCTGATGAAATCTTTGATTTAAGATTTTGAGTTTCTTTTCTTAGATCATCATCAGTCAATTGAGAAATTTCTTCTTCTAAAAAATTTATCTCTTCCACTATTGGTTGATAGCGCTTTAACTTTCGTGTATTCGGATCACCAAACAAAAGTTTTAGCATAAGTCAAAGTCCTAAAAAATTATCCTATTACAAACATTATAAATTAGTGCGTTATAACAGAAAGAAGAAAAATATTATCTCTTTATTTTATAGAAAAGATGGACTAAGGTATACAGATTGAAGCCACGAAAATTACCTAGCTGAAATCACTTTTCAAAAATCTTTTAAATAAATGAAAGAAATATCTATAATTAAACATGCCAAAGGAGCTTTAGGGTTAAGAGTTTTTGGATTAGGTCCTAATCTTAAACCGACAAATGGATTAATTAAGCTACAAAAATTACTTGATACTAATACTTTCTGGGCAAAAAATAGAAAAATTAATGATCTAAAAGAATGCCTTGCTAACAGTGATGTCGTAATAAGTATTTGGGTTGGTGAGGAAATAGTTGGTTTTGGTAGAGCTTTAACCGATGGGATCTACCGCGGAGTTCTTTGGGATATTGTTATAGATCAAAATCACCAAGGGAAAGGATTTGGTTCATTAATTATAAACAATCTTTTATCTTCTAAAAAAATTAAAAATACAAAAAAATTATACTTAATGACGACAAATAAAAAATTATTCTATTCCCATTTTGATTTTGATGAAGTTACTTCTCAAAATTTATTAATTCGCGAAATATAAAGCACTCTATTTCTAAAGAAAACAAAATCAAGATACAAATTTGCTATAAAGCCATCTAATAAAGGGCCCTAATATAGGAACTGGTCCAAAAGTTGGCCCACAAAAATCAAAATAATCTCTATGTTCTTTGATTAATCCATTTTCAGCAAATAATAAACGAGTAGTTCCTGGATAAATAAATTCTTTACCCATAATTTTTAAACCCATTGTCCATTCAACGAAACCACAATTTCCACTTATGGAGATTGCATGAGTTTCTAAAAAGACGTCATCACATCTTTTAACAAGCTTTTCTTGAGCCTTGATATAAGAATCTAATCCCTCTGTTTCTTGCGTAGGGTCTACAAAAACAACATTTTCATTATAAAATTCAGCCCATTTTGCTTTAGTTGGGGCATCAGATCCATATGGTTTAGTAAATAATTCTCTTAAATCATCTAAAGAAATTACTCTCTTCATAGCATAATTACAATTATTGGTATTTTAAAAGATACGAAAATTAAAAGCGGATGAAGAGATTCGAACTCTCGACATTCTCCTTGGCAAGGAGATGCTCTACCACTGAGCTACATCCGCATAACTTTATTATTTTATCTCAAAGAAGGGTTCAATGATAGAAATAATTAAATTTTTTCAATTAATTTAAATTTTTAATTAAAGATCCCATCTCAATTGCTTGTAAAGCATAATTCCAACCAAGATTATTTTTAATACCTGCTCTTTCTAGAGCTTGTTGCAGAGTATCAGTAGTTAAAACTCCAAAAATAATGGGAACATTATTTTCATTTGAAACTTGTGAAATACCTTTGCTCGCCTCTGATATAACTACATCATAGTGAGAAGTTTCACCACGGATTACAGCCCCAAGGGCAATTACAACGTCATAACTCTTTTTTTTCATGAGGGTTTTTGCTGCAATTGGCAATTCAAATGAACCAGGAACCCAAACTATATCTACTTGATTACTTAATTCAGAAGTATCTAAACCATGTTTTTTTAGACAATCAAGACAACCAGATAATATTTTATTTGTAATCAAATCATTAAATCTTGCTATTACAATACCGACTTTTAAAGTAGATGCATTTGTAAAAGAACCCTCAAAAATAGTCATTAAATTTTACTTTGATATATTAATAGACTCTCACGAAAAGGTATTAAGTTCAAACTAATGAAGAAACTATCCCTGTAACAAAAACCAAAACAACCCAAACAGCAGCAATAGAATAAATTTTTCTCCTACTTTCTCGCTGTCCTTCCTCAGTAGAAGGTTGAGTCACATATAAAACGGGTACTCCAACTACCGCTATTAAAGAAGCAAATAGTAGAGCATTTACAAAGAAAAAGTTAACAGCCTGCATAATTCAGTCTAAAGTTTCAAAATATTATAAATACTATAATCTCATGAAAATGATAATTTTTAGAGAAAATTTACATACTTTAGCCACTTTAAATGCAAAAAAAATTTTTCTACCTAATATCTATTTAGGAATTAAAAAAGTATGCAAGAAAATAGGATAATTCAAAAAAATTTATTTGCGATTGGAAATGAAAATAATGAGCAAAAAGAAATAACAAAAATTCCAGAAGATTTATCTTGGGAAGATTTAAAAAAAGAGTCGCAAAAAAGACCTAGACAAAGAAAAAATTCAACAAATTTAATAAATAAATTCAAGACTGATTTAATTTCAAATAACAAAAATGTTTGCATCAATGAAGAATCTTATAGCTATAAAACAGTTTCAAAACTGAAATTAACTCCTGTAATGAAGCATTATGTAACTCTAAAAGAGGAAAATAAAGATAGGTTATTACTTTATAGATTAGGGGATTTTTTTGAATGTTTTTTTGAGGACGCTGTATTAATATCTAATCTTTTAGAAATAACACTTACCAGTAAAGATGCTGGCAAAGAGATTGGCAAGATCCCTATGGCGGGGGTTCCCCATCATGCAATGGAGAGATACTGTGCTGATTTAATTAAAAAAAATCATTCTGTGGTTATATGCGACCAATTAGAAAAAAGTTCTGGAAATTATGGGACTCCAATTAAAAGAGGAATAACAAGAATAATTACTCCTGGAACTGTAATTGAAGAGGGGATGTTAGTAGCAAAGAAAAATAATTGGATTACTGCTATTTACTTATCAGAAGAAAACTCAGATGAATCTTATGAATGGGGGATATCAAAAGCTGATGTAAGCACAGGAGAATTAATAACTTTACAGGGGCACTCTCTATCAAAACTATTTGATGAAATTATTAAATTAGATTCTTCAGAAATCATTGTAGGAAGCAACGCAGTAAGAGATTTATTAATAAGAGAAAATAGTCAAATTACATATACTGTTTCTCAAGAGACTAATTTTGGCATTAATGAAGCAAATTATCTAATAAAAAATTATTTCCAAATTGCAAACCTTGAAGGAATAGGACTTAAAAATTTAACCAATGCTACTAGATCACTTGGAGGCTTGTTAAATTATTTGGAAAAAATTAATCCTTCAAATTTAGATAAAGATTCTTCTGTAAAAATCTCATTAGACTTTCCACAAATTCAATTTGGTCACAATAAATTAATTATTGATTATCAAACTCAAAAAAACTTAGAAATCAAAAATACACAACGAGAAAACAATTATGTAGGTTCGCTAC
Coding sequences within it:
- the ribH gene encoding 6,7-dimethyl-8-ribityllumazine synthase; amino-acid sequence: MTIFEGSFTNASTLKVGIVIARFNDLITNKILSGCLDCLKKHGLDTSELSNQVDIVWVPGSFELPIAAKTLMKKKSYDVVIALGAVIRGETSHYDVVISEASKGISQVSNENNVPIIFGVLTTDTLQQALERAGIKNNLGWNYALQAIEMGSLIKNLN
- the secA gene encoding preprotein translocase subunit SecA — protein: MLKLLFGDPNTRKLKRYQPIVEEINFLEEEISQLTDDDLRKETQNLKSKISSELDFKKQKELLEEFLPKAFAIVREASKRVLDMRHFDVQLIGGMVLHECQIAEMKTGEGKTLVATLPCYLNALTGKGVHVVTVNDYLARRDAEWMGQVHRFLGLSVGLIQQDMNPVERKKNYDCDITYATNSELGFDYLRDNMATDVNEVVQRKFNYCVIDEVDSILIDEARTPLIISGQVERPQEKYQKAAQLSLKLVKAKELSKDGIDPEGDYEVDEKQRSCILTDQGFAKCEEYLGVNDLYNPKDPWAHYITNALKAKELFIKDVNYIIKNNEAVIVDEFTGRVMPGRRWSDGQHQAIEAKESLQIQPETQTLASITYQNFFLLYPGLAGMTGTAKTEEVEFEKTYKLESTVIPTNQLRKRKDWSDQVFKTEIGKWKAVAKETANIHRDGRPVLVGTTSVEKSELLSSLLSEEKIPHNLLNAKPENVEREAEIVAQAGRAGAVTIATNMAGRGTDIILGGNSDYMARLKLKEILIPLLVKPDNEHKPPIPKQRNSKSKGGFSKKASSKLKKNISNSSTSLFPCKLDEAIEKQLSLLSDELVKNWGDRQLSVLELDDRIATAAEKAPTDDDLIKLLRESLSAVKKEYEKVLTHEEEKVRKAGGLHVIGTERHESRRVDNQLRGRAGRQGDLGSTRFFLSLEDNLLRIFGGDRVANLMNAFRVDEDMPIESGMLTRSLESAQKKVETYYYDIRKQVFEYDEVMNNQRKAVYGERLRVLKGNDLKRQVIGYGERTMSEIVDAYINPDLPPEEWNIDQLISKVKEFIYLLDDLKSEDINLLSIEELKNYLQEQLRIAYDLKESQIEKIRPGLMREAERFFILQQIDNLWREHLQSMDSLRESVGLRGYGQKDPLIEYKNEGYDMFLEMMTNMRRNVIYSMFMFQPKTEVNEKK
- a CDS encoding GNAT family N-acetyltransferase, with protein sequence MKEISIIKHAKGALGLRVFGLGPNLKPTNGLIKLQKLLDTNTFWAKNRKINDLKECLANSDVVISIWVGEEIVGFGRALTDGIYRGVLWDIVIDQNHQGKGFGSLIINNLLSSKKIKNTKKLYLMTTNKKLFYSHFDFDEVTSQNLLIREI
- the psbZ gene encoding photosystem II reaction center protein PsbZ, which gives rise to MQAVNFFFVNALLFASLIAVVGVPVLYVTQPSTEEGQRESRRKIYSIAAVWVVLVFVTGIVSSLV
- a CDS encoding nuclear transport factor 2 family protein; this encodes MKRVISLDDLRELFTKPYGSDAPTKAKWAEFYNENVVFVDPTQETEGLDSYIKAQEKLVKRCDDVFLETHAISISGNCGFVEWTMGLKIMGKEFIYPGTTRLLFAENGLIKEHRDYFDFCGPTFGPVPILGPFIRWLYSKFVS